The Glycine soja cultivar W05 chromosome 6, ASM419377v2, whole genome shotgun sequence genome has a window encoding:
- the LOC114415186 gene encoding EPIDERMAL PATTERNING FACTOR-like protein 2, whose protein sequence is MGITQVCVSCHKYRQITFICLILFAIVFTTQGRTISSFVEVAPKEMRIMVAKPRIGSRPPKCEKRCSSCGHCEAVQVPVVPQIFQTHRRRHYSSERATKAVTYSSRGDDLSNYKPMSWKCKCGDYLFNP, encoded by the exons ATGGGCATAACTCAAGTCTGTGTCTCCTGCCACAAATATAGACAAATTACCTTCATATGCCTTATTCTCTTTGCTATTGTTTTCACGACCCAAG gaAGAACAATTTCCAGTTTTGTAGAAGTTGCCCcg AAGGAGATGAGAATCATGGTGGCAAAACCTCGGATAGGGTCTAGACCTCCAAAGTGTGAGAAAAGATGCAGCAGTTGTGGGCACTGTGAAGCAGTTCAAGTCCCGGTGGTACCTCAAATATTTCAAACCCATAGAAGGAGGCATTATTCATCAGAAAGAGCAACCAAAGCTGTTACTTACTCATCAAGAGGTGATGACCTTTCCAATTACAAACCAATGAGTTGGAAATGCAAGTGTGGGGACTACCTCTTCAATCCATGA
- the LOC114415188 gene encoding ergosterol biosynthetic protein 28-like, with product MKALGWWLIAVGTLRLASVWFGFFDIWALRLAVFSNTTMTEVHGRTFGTWTLLTCTLCYICAFNLENKPLYLATFLSFIYAFGHFLTEYLIYHTMEIKNLTTVGIFAGTSIVWMLLQWNAHSKVHLKHS from the exons ATGAAGGCATTGGGATGGTGGCTGATAGCGGTAGGCACGCTTCGATTAGCTTCCGTGTGGTTCGGTTTCTTCGACATTTGGGCTCTTCGTCTCGCCGTCTTCTCCAACACTACAA TGACTGAAGTTCATGGGCGCACATTTGGAACTTGGACACTGTTGACCTGCACCCTTTGTTATATCTGCGCATTCAACCTTGAAAATAAGCCTCTCTACCTGGCTACTTTTTTGTCATTCATCTATGCATTCGGTCATTTCTTGACCGAATATCTAATTTATCATACAATGGAGATTAAGAATCTGACTACTGTTGGCATATTTGCAG GAACATCGATAGTATGGATGCTATTGCAATGGAATGCACACTCGAAAGTCCACTTGAAGCACTCTTAG